In one window of Buchnera aphidicola (Rhopalosiphum maidis) DNA:
- the cysI gene encoding assimilatory sulfite reductase (NADPH) hemoprotein subunit, protein MKKDNKEVLLKSTPEEAIKENSNYLRGTIINDLKNEITNGFSGDNFSLIRFHGMYQQDDRDLRLERNQQKLEPRYAMMLRCRLPGGIIKAKKWLQIDHFASKNTLYGTIRLTNRQTFQFHGILKKKLKDAHKMLHEIGLDSLGTANDVNRNVLCTSNPMESVIHQECYGWAQKISNFLLPQTKAYAEIWLDQKKIATTDQEPILGKTYLPRKFKTTVVVPPYNDVDLYANDMNFIAIVKDNKIIGFNVLIGGGLSINHGNKNTWPFLAIELGYITVEQTLSVAKSIVTTQRDWGNRTDRKNAKTRYTIKRVGLSIFKKEVEKRANITFGTIRPYHFISRGDRFGWTKNIDNNWSLTIFIQNGRIYDNDKQLVKSGLLKIANVHKGNFRLTANQNIVISEISDENKKEIEEIAISHGLIKKTSPLRENSMACVSFPTCPLAMAEAERMLSFFITQVENIMLKYGVEKEIIILRISGCPNGCGRSLLAEIGLIGKAIGRYNLYIGGNRIGSRIPKMYKENITEKEILTHLKFLIKTWSIERKKEEHFGDFVVRKNIIKEIVNPVHDFWN, encoded by the coding sequence ATGAAAAAAGACAATAAAGAAGTACTGTTAAAAAGTACTCCAGAAGAAGCAATTAAAGAAAATAGTAATTATCTTCGAGGTACTATTATTAATGATTTAAAAAATGAAATTACCAATGGTTTTAGTGGTGATAATTTTTCTCTAATTCGATTTCATGGTATGTATCAGCAAGATGATCGCGATTTACGTTTAGAACGTAATCAACAAAAATTAGAACCCCGTTATGCAATGATGTTGCGTTGTCGTTTACCTGGAGGAATTATTAAAGCTAAAAAATGGTTACAAATTGATCATTTTGCGAGTAAAAATACCTTATATGGAACAATCCGTTTAACTAATCGTCAAACTTTTCAATTTCATGGGATTTTAAAGAAAAAATTAAAAGATGCTCATAAAATGCTACATGAAATAGGTTTAGATTCTTTAGGTACAGCTAATGATGTTAATAGAAATGTTCTTTGTACATCTAATCCTATGGAATCTGTAATTCATCAAGAATGTTATGGATGGGCTCAAAAAATTTCAAATTTTTTATTACCTCAAACTAAAGCATATGCAGAAATTTGGTTAGATCAAAAAAAGATAGCTACTACAGATCAAGAACCAATTTTAGGAAAAACTTATTTACCACGAAAATTTAAAACGACGGTAGTGGTTCCACCGTACAATGATGTAGACTTATATGCTAATGATATGAATTTTATAGCAATTGTAAAAGATAATAAAATTATAGGATTTAATGTATTAATAGGTGGTGGTTTGTCTATAAATCATGGAAATAAGAATACATGGCCATTTCTTGCTATTGAATTAGGTTACATTACTGTTGAACAAACTTTATCTGTTGCTAAATCTATAGTAACAACACAACGCGATTGGGGAAATCGTACCGACCGGAAAAATGCAAAAACTAGGTATACTATAAAAAGAGTAGGTTTAAGTATTTTTAAGAAAGAAGTTGAAAAAAGAGCTAATATAACTTTTGGAACTATTCGTCCTTATCATTTTATTAGTCGAGGAGATAGATTTGGATGGACAAAAAATATTGATAATAATTGGAGTTTAACAATTTTTATTCAAAATGGAAGAATATACGATAATGACAAACAATTAGTAAAATCAGGTTTATTAAAAATAGCTAATGTACATAAAGGTAATTTTAGATTAACAGCAAATCAAAATATAGTCATTTCTGAAATATCTGATGAAAACAAGAAAGAAATAGAAGAAATTGCCATCTCTCATGGATTAATAAAAAAAACAAGTCCGTTACGTGAAAATTCTATGGCTTGCGTTTCTTTTCCTACTTGTCCATTAGCAATGGCTGAGGCTGAACGTATGCTATCGTTTTTTATTACTCAAGTAGAAAATATCATGTTAAAATATGGAGTTGAAAAAGAAATAATAATTTTGCGCATTTCTGGATGTCCTAATGGTTGTGGAAGATCTTTATTAGCTGAAATTGGTTTAATTGGAAAAGCTATTGGTCGATATAATTTATATATTGGAGGAAATCGCATAGGTAGTCGAATTCCTAAGATGTATAAAGAAAATATTACAGAAAAAGAAATCTTAACTCATTTAAAGTTTTTAATAAAAACTTGGTCTATTGAACGTAAAAAAGAAGAGCATTTTGGAGATTTTGTCGTTAGAAAAAATATTATAAAAGAAATTGTTAATCCTGTTCATGATTTTTGGAATTAA
- a CDS encoding phosphoadenylyl-sulfate reductase, which yields MSQFDYKNINSLDPEKKKEVLSEVNMLLSRYSAEKRISWSLRNLPFTHVMSSSFGIQSIVLLHLIVTQKSDIPIILIDTGYLFPQTYNFIDMLKKKWNLNLKVFRSTISSAWQEARYGKLWTQGLKGINLYNTINKVEPMDLAFKKLSVKTWFSGLRREQSKSRSALPYLSLQKGIFKVLPILDWSNHQIYQYLKENNLKNHPLSKEGYVSLGDVHTTKKFKTGMLEEETRFFGLKRECGLHEN from the coding sequence ATGTCTCAATTTGACTATAAAAATATAAATTCGTTAGATCCTGAAAAAAAAAAGGAAGTTTTATCTGAAGTTAATATGCTATTGTCTAGATATTCTGCTGAAAAACGTATATCTTGGTCATTAAGGAATTTACCGTTTACACATGTTATGTCATCTAGTTTTGGTATCCAATCAATTGTATTATTACATCTTATAGTAACGCAAAAATCTGATATTCCTATTATACTGATTGATACTGGATATTTATTTCCTCAAACATATAATTTTATTGATATGTTAAAAAAAAAATGGAATTTAAATTTAAAAGTTTTTCGATCCACTATATCTTCAGCTTGGCAAGAAGCTCGATATGGAAAATTATGGACTCAAGGACTCAAAGGTATTAATTTATATAATACTATTAATAAAGTAGAACCAATGGATTTGGCTTTTAAAAAATTATCAGTAAAAACATGGTTTTCAGGATTACGTCGTGAACAATCTAAAAGTCGAAGTGCATTACCATATCTTTCTCTTCAAAAAGGAATTTTTAAAGTCTTACCAATTTTAGATTGGTCTAATCATCAAATATATCAATATTTAAAAGAAAATAACTTAAAAAACCATCCTTTATCAAAAGAAGGCTATGTATCTTTAGGAGATGTTCATACTACTAAAAAATTTAAAACAGGTATGTTAGAAGAAGAAACTCGTTTTTTTGGATTAAAGCGTGAATGTGGATTACATGAAAATTAA
- the cysG gene encoding siroheme synthase CysG — MNYLPIFLDLKDKNVLVVGAGKVAFNKIKLLLRSGAIINIISKNISSEIKILLDQKKVHWISEKFHFSYLNKIFLVIAATNDIQLNQKIFETCNNLCILVNVVDDQEKCSFIFPSIIDRSPVIVAISSGGTAPVLLRLLREKIESILPMRLGNVAKIAGNWRSIIKQKFTTLLERRRFWEKLFNSIFVQYVINGEIKKAVKFLKKMMNKPHLLTGEIILVGAGPGNSGLLTLRALQVLQEADVVLYDRLVSSEILEFIRRDAQCIYVGKSAGAKNISQDEIIKLLISLAKKGKKVVRLKGGDPFIFGRGGEELEAAKNEGIDVQVVPGITSAIGISAYTGIPLTHREYAQGVIFITGHKCQNGMSNNWSILSDSSYTLVVYMGTLQASYISQNLILHGRSKSTPIAVVGKGTTIQQKVVIGRLDELDKIVKFTINPSLLIIGKVVLLHKKLEWFNTSSEFNNTKNISSIVNLI; from the coding sequence GTGAATTATCTTCCTATTTTTTTAGATTTAAAAGATAAAAATGTATTGGTAGTTGGTGCTGGTAAAGTGGCTTTTAATAAAATTAAATTATTACTTCGTTCAGGAGCTATAATTAATATTATTAGTAAAAATATATCTTCAGAAATTAAAATACTTCTAGATCAAAAAAAAGTACATTGGATTTCCGAAAAATTTCATTTTTCTTATTTAAATAAGATTTTTTTGGTAATTGCTGCTACTAACGATATTCAGTTAAATCAAAAAATATTTGAAACATGTAATAATCTTTGCATATTAGTTAATGTCGTTGATGATCAAGAAAAATGTTCTTTTATTTTTCCTTCTATTATTGATCGATCTCCTGTAATTGTAGCTATTTCTTCAGGAGGAACAGCACCTGTTTTATTGCGTTTATTGCGTGAAAAAATTGAATCTATTCTTCCTATGAGATTGGGTAATGTTGCTAAAATAGCAGGGAATTGGAGATCTATAATTAAACAAAAATTTACTACTTTACTAGAAAGACGTCGTTTTTGGGAAAAGTTATTTAATAGTATTTTTGTGCAATATGTAATTAATGGAGAAATAAAAAAAGCAGTTAAATTTTTAAAAAAAATGATGAATAAACCTCATTTGTTAACTGGGGAAATCATTTTAGTTGGAGCAGGTCCTGGAAATAGTGGATTATTAACTTTAAGAGCACTGCAAGTATTGCAAGAAGCTGATGTAGTTTTATACGACCGTTTAGTTTCTTCAGAAATTTTAGAGTTTATTCGTCGAGATGCACAATGTATTTATGTTGGCAAATCTGCTGGTGCAAAAAATATTAGTCAAGATGAAATTATTAAATTATTAATATCTTTAGCAAAAAAAGGAAAAAAAGTAGTTCGTTTAAAAGGAGGAGATCCATTTATTTTTGGTCGTGGTGGTGAAGAATTAGAGGCAGCAAAAAATGAAGGTATTGATGTTCAAGTTGTGCCAGGGATTACATCTGCCATTGGTATTTCAGCTTATACTGGTATACCATTAACACATCGAGAATACGCACAAGGTGTAATATTTATTACAGGTCATAAATGTCAAAATGGTATGTCAAATAATTGGTCTATTTTATCTGATTCTTCTTATACTTTAGTTGTGTACATGGGAACTTTACAAGCTTCATATATTTCTCAAAATCTTATTTTACATGGTCGTTCTAAATCAACACCAATAGCTGTTGTTGGAAAAGGTACTACTATACAACAAAAAGTTGTTATAGGACGTTTAGATGAACTTGATAAAATAGTTAAATTTACTATAAATCCATCTTTATTAATTATTGGGAAAGTTGTTTTATTACATAAAAAATTAGAATGGTTTAATACTTCTAGTGAATTTAATAACACAAAAAATATCTCTTCTATAGTAAATTTAATTTAA